One region of Gouania willdenowi chromosome 13, fGouWil2.1, whole genome shotgun sequence genomic DNA includes:
- the rtn4rl1b gene encoding reticulon-4 receptor-like 1b, whose protein sequence is MFKRGCGLEFLLVLCGLELSWSCPRHCICYTAPSTVSCQAHNFLSVPEGIPVDSERIFLQNNKIHRLLQGHFSSNTVTLWIYSNNISYIEPSTFHGFTLLEELDLGDNRHLRSLAEDTFHGLSRLKALHLYHCGLSSLPNNIFQGLRNLQYLYLQDNHLKFLQDDTFMDLHNLSHLFLHGNRLWSLNQNTFRGLKALDRLLLHQNKIEWVDQLAFHDLKSLTTLYLFNNSLTEVSGPCLDMLPSLEYLRLNDNPWSCDCKAVSLWEWLKRFRGSTSSVGCRVPQNMIGKDMKELHKEDFPNCSPTILNSESRAQTNNLSGTVNPSMNRGVAVGGQTHIVHPSRPGRSRNCTKPRNRASKGKGDNEVHDSTEVMADKEDSSPDFTDGRKHDHTSPDGTVTLRKQKCPPRTTVRPPSGVQQANNRASSSQFPSHVSALFVALLAIITDYILR, encoded by the exons GCTGTGGACTGGAGTTCCTGCTGGTTCTCTGTGGACTTGAGCTGTCCTGGTCCTGCCCCCGTCACTGTATCTGCTACACTGCACCGAGCACCGTGTCCTGCCAAGCCCACAACTTCCTCTCGGTCCCTGAGGGCATTCCTGTCGACAGCGAACGCATCTTCTTAcagaacaataaaatacaccGCCTGCTACAGGGCCACTTCAGCTCCAACACGGTCACCCTGTGGATTTACTCCAACAACATCTCGTACATTGAGCCCTCCACGTTCCACGGATTTACGCTGCTGGAGGAGCTGGATCTGGGGGACAACCGTCACCTGCGCTCCTTAGCCGAAGACACCTTTCACGGCCTGAGTCGACTCAAGGCGCTTCACTTGTACCATTGTGGACTAAGTTCACTCCCAAATAACATCTTCCAAGGCCTCAGGAATCTACAGTATCTTTATCTACAG GATAATCACCTGAAGTTCCTCCAGGATGACACGTTCATGGACCTCCACAACCTAAGTCACCTGTTCCTGCATGGAAATCGTCTGTGGAGCCTGAACCAGAACACTTTCAGAGGTCTCAAAGCACTGGACCGTTTACTTCTGCACCAAAACAAGATAGAGTGGGTTGACCAGCTGGCCTTCCACGACCTGAAAAGTCTCACCACCCTCTACCTGTTCAACAACTCCCTGACTGAGGTGTCTGGACCATGTCTGGACATGTTGCCCTCTCTGGAATACTTGCGCCTCAACGACAACCCCTGGTCATGTGACTGTAAGGCTGTGTCTCTATGGGAGTGGTTAAAACGTTTCAGAGGTTCAACGTCATCTGTCGGGTGCCGCGTGCCACAGAACATGATTGGGAAAGACATGAAGGAGCTGCACAAAGAGGATTTTCCAAACTGTTCACCAACTATTCTGAACTCTGAGTCCAGAGCTCAAACTAATAATCTGTCTGGTACGGTGAATCCGTCCATGAATCGAGGCGTAGCAGTGGGTGGGCAGACCCACATAGTGCACCCCTCAAGGCCTGGACGCTCCCGTAACTGCACAAAGCCTCGTAACAGGGCGAGCAAGGGAAAGGGTGACAACGAGGTTCATGACTCAACAGAGGTCATGGCAGACAAAGAGGATTCCTCGCCAGATTTTACAGACGGAAGAAAGCATGACCACACGTCCCCAGATGGTACAGTCACGCTGAGAAAGCAAAAGTGCCCTCCCCGGACCACTGTCCGCCCCCCTAGTGGGGTACAGCAAGCCAACAATAGGGCGTCTTCATCCCAATTCCCATCCCACGTCTCTGCCCTTTTTGTTGCCTTGCTAGCGATAATTACCGACTACATTCTCCGCTGA